A genome region from Flavobacterium sp. CFS9 includes the following:
- a CDS encoding alpha/beta hydrolase produces MKKIILLLFTTLAFHNIHAQEIKTLTYFQNDTLKLDLDLYLPKKKANEKTPLIIFAFGGGFSGGERTSEKDFGLFMAKNGYAVASISYSLYMKGKDFGCKGTLTEKIKAIQIGVSDMWQATSFLIKSADQYNLDTSKFFISGISAGAEIGFHASFWDYKLMNLYQNNLAPDFKYAGFIGGSGAIMDINLISKEKAIPMLLAHGNNDETVPYNAGSHRSCPTNASGWLILFGSYAVYNHMTDLHKNIELITFCGGGHEFSGYLFHEGQQYVLDFANNVLKGKKFESHLIIPSQKKSSGNYLFCE; encoded by the coding sequence ATGAAAAAAATTATCCTCTTACTTTTTACCACTCTCGCTTTTCACAATATTCACGCGCAAGAAATCAAAACTTTAACCTATTTCCAAAACGACACACTCAAACTGGATTTAGATTTATACCTGCCTAAGAAAAAAGCAAATGAGAAAACTCCATTAATTATATTCGCATTTGGAGGAGGATTCTCTGGTGGAGAACGAACCAGTGAAAAAGATTTTGGGCTTTTTATGGCGAAAAACGGATACGCGGTTGCCAGCATCTCCTACAGCCTGTACATGAAAGGAAAAGATTTTGGATGCAAAGGAACTTTAACCGAAAAGATAAAAGCCATTCAAATTGGCGTTAGTGATATGTGGCAGGCTACCTCCTTTTTAATTAAAAGTGCAGATCAATACAACCTCGACACTTCAAAATTCTTTATTTCCGGAATTAGTGCAGGTGCCGAAATTGGTTTTCATGCTTCGTTTTGGGATTACAAATTGATGAATTTGTACCAAAACAATTTAGCTCCTGATTTCAAATATGCCGGTTTCATTGGAGGCTCGGGTGCAATCATGGATATTAATTTAATTTCCAAAGAAAAAGCCATTCCGATGCTGTTAGCACACGGAAACAATGACGAAACGGTTCCTTACAATGCAGGCTCGCATCGCTCCTGTCCAACAAATGCCTCCGGCTGGCTGATTTTATTCGGATCTTATGCTGTATACAATCATATGACGGACTTGCATAAAAATATAGAATTGATTACTTTTTGCGGAGGCGGACATGAATTTTCCGGATATTTATTTCATGAAGGACAGCAATACGTTCTGGATTTTGCAAATAACGTTTTGAAAGGCAAAAAATTCGAATCACATTTGATTATTCCTTCCCAAAAGAAAAGCTCTGGAAATTATTTATTTTGTGAATAA
- a CDS encoding DUF493 family protein — MENDKEKNTAEFYERLKVELDNSNTWPAEYLYKFIVPSVDDNVERVEKAFDSMGAVIKTTKSKTGKFTSVSVDVTMHSADEVIGKYKEVSTIEGIVSL, encoded by the coding sequence ATGGAGAACGATAAAGAAAAAAACACCGCTGAATTTTACGAAAGATTAAAAGTTGAGTTAGACAATTCAAATACCTGGCCAGCAGAATATTTGTATAAATTCATAGTACCTTCAGTAGACGATAATGTTGAGCGAGTTGAAAAAGCTTTTGACAGTATGGGAGCGGTTATCAAAACCACAAAATCTAAAACCGGTAAATTTACCAGTGTTTCGGTTGATGTTACCATGCATAGTGCCGATGAAGTGATTGGCAAATACAAAGAAGTTTCTACTATAGAAGGTATAGTTTCATTATAA
- a CDS encoding DUF6642 family protein, with amino-acid sequence MDSEKFIFCLEGVPDIENHSVTQVVKNLEEIAIDQGIASIYKTCDTIEGLEESLNVLLYEDHNFKDYEIIYLVMPGEPNNICLHDYYYSLEEIAELFEGKMKGKIIHFANLKVLDLNDEEAQYFLDITGARAISGYGSTYNKIASCSTIDKAFFSLYQENDDITEVVEELYQKHYALCKLLDFRLYY; translated from the coding sequence ATGGATTCCGAAAAATTCATCTTCTGCCTCGAAGGCGTTCCCGACATCGAAAACCACTCTGTTACCCAGGTCGTAAAAAACCTGGAAGAAATCGCTATTGATCAGGGTATTGCCAGTATTTACAAAACTTGCGACACGATTGAGGGCCTGGAAGAAAGCCTGAATGTTTTGCTTTATGAAGATCACAATTTTAAGGATTACGAAATTATATATTTGGTAATGCCGGGTGAGCCCAACAACATCTGTCTGCACGATTACTATTATAGTCTGGAAGAAATCGCAGAACTTTTTGAAGGAAAGATGAAAGGAAAAATTATTCATTTTGCCAATTTAAAAGTACTTGATTTAAACGACGAAGAAGCGCAGTACTTTTTGGACATTACCGGTGCACGGGCGATTTCGGGTTACGGCTCTACTTATAATAAGATCGCCAGCTGCAGTACAATCGACAAAGCTTTTTTTAGTCTGTATCAGGAAAATGATGACATTACAGAAGTGGTAGAAGAGCTTTATCAGAAACATTATGCTCTTTGCAAATTACTAGATTTTAGACTGTATTATTAA
- a CDS encoding DUF4290 domain-containing protein produces MNEKYKKESASDVVFNLEYNSERQRLIIPEYGRHLQKLIDQATAIEDAETRNKAAKYIIQVMGSLNPHLRDVPDFQHKLWDQLFIMSDFKLNVDSPYPIPSRDVLQLKPDALQYPQNFPKYRFYGNNIKYMIDVANKWEDGEMKNALVMVIANHMKKSYLSWNKDTVKDDVIFEHLYELSGGKINLLQSSEELLNTTDLLRTNKRMSNKITPAGQPKIQSNKNNKGSGKSKPFQKNNNQK; encoded by the coding sequence ATGAACGAAAAATATAAAAAAGAAAGTGCGAGTGACGTTGTTTTTAATTTGGAATACAATTCTGAAAGACAACGATTAATCATTCCGGAATACGGTCGTCATTTGCAAAAACTGATCGATCAGGCTACTGCAATTGAAGATGCTGAAACACGCAACAAGGCTGCCAAGTACATTATTCAGGTAATGGGAAGTCTGAATCCGCATTTGCGTGATGTGCCGGATTTTCAGCATAAATTATGGGATCAGCTTTTTATTATGTCTGATTTTAAATTGAATGTTGATTCACCATATCCGATTCCGTCTCGCGATGTTTTACAATTAAAACCAGATGCTTTACAGTATCCGCAGAATTTTCCAAAATACAGATTTTACGGAAACAATATCAAGTACATGATCGACGTTGCCAATAAATGGGAAGATGGCGAGATGAAAAATGCTTTGGTAATGGTGATTGCCAATCACATGAAAAAGTCTTATTTAAGCTGGAACAAAGATACGGTTAAGGACGACGTGATTTTTGAGCATCTGTATGAGTTGTCGGGTGGCAAAATCAATTTGCTTCAAAGTTCGGAAGAGCTTTTAAATACAACCGATTTATTGCGTACCAATAAGCGTATGTCAAATAAAATTACACCGGCAGGACAGCCAAAAATCCAAAGCAATAAAAACAATAAAGGTTCAGGAAAATCGAAACCTTTTCAGAAAAATAATAATCAGAAGTAA
- a CDS encoding ATP-dependent DNA helicase RecQ, translating into MPQAQEILSKYWKHDSFRPLQKEIIDSVLDGQDTFALLPTGGGKSICFQVPSMMLEGICLVISPLVALMKDQVANLQKRNIKAIALTGGIHTEEIIDLLDNCQYGNYKFLYLSPERLQSDWILERIKNLPINLIAIDEAHCVSQWGHDFRPAYLKISELKKHFPKIPFLALTATATPRVIEDIKTELGLKEPVLFQQSFERKNIAYMVFEVEDKLYRTEQILKKNPQPSIIYVRNRKSCINLSTQLQSLGFTATYYHGGLSAKEKDKNMQLWMSEQAQVIVATNAFGMGIDKDNVKTVIHTQLPENLENYYQESGRAGRNGEKAFSVLLFNNSDATQTEQQFLSILPDKKFLKTMYIKLCNYFQIAYGEGLDESFSFKLNNFCNKYDFPTLKTYNALQFLNQQGIITLSQEFSEKITLQFIIESKEVIRYMSLNPNDEEIILAILRTYPGVYEIKTPFNLSLIAKKSHHTEEQVLSLLEKLKEKEIIEYKAKNNDSTVLFNEVREDELTINRVSKYLEKQNELKKEQLSSVLYYIKENKTCKNRLILDYFGEETNENCGVCSYCITLKGKITEADSIADKILYLLKSTALTSREIQSQIKLDANDIILVLQELLENNHITILGNNKYTLKS; encoded by the coding sequence ATGCCACAAGCGCAGGAAATTCTTTCGAAATACTGGAAACACGACAGTTTCAGACCGTTGCAAAAGGAGATTATTGACTCTGTTTTGGACGGTCAGGATACCTTTGCCCTGCTGCCAACAGGTGGAGGAAAATCGATTTGTTTTCAAGTGCCAAGCATGATGCTGGAAGGCATTTGCTTAGTCATTTCACCTTTAGTTGCTCTTATGAAAGATCAGGTTGCCAACCTGCAGAAACGCAACATAAAAGCCATTGCACTCACCGGAGGCATTCATACCGAAGAAATTATAGATCTTCTTGACAATTGTCAATACGGAAATTACAAGTTTCTTTATCTTTCTCCCGAAAGACTGCAATCAGACTGGATACTGGAGCGCATTAAAAACCTTCCGATTAATTTAATTGCAATCGACGAAGCGCATTGTGTTTCGCAATGGGGACACGATTTTCGTCCAGCTTACCTGAAAATTTCAGAACTTAAAAAGCATTTTCCAAAGATTCCGTTTTTAGCTTTAACCGCAACAGCAACACCCAGAGTCATCGAAGACATTAAAACAGAATTGGGATTAAAAGAACCCGTACTTTTTCAGCAATCTTTTGAAAGAAAAAATATTGCCTACATGGTTTTTGAAGTCGAAGACAAATTGTACCGCACCGAACAAATCTTAAAGAAAAACCCGCAGCCTTCTATTATATATGTACGAAACAGAAAATCGTGCATCAACCTTTCCACTCAATTACAATCATTAGGTTTTACTGCGACCTATTACCACGGCGGACTTTCAGCTAAAGAAAAAGACAAAAACATGCAGCTTTGGATGTCAGAACAAGCACAGGTTATTGTAGCAACTAATGCGTTTGGAATGGGAATCGACAAAGACAATGTAAAAACGGTTATTCATACACAACTACCGGAAAACTTAGAAAACTATTATCAGGAATCCGGAAGAGCGGGACGAAATGGAGAAAAAGCTTTTTCAGTATTGCTTTTTAATAATTCAGACGCCACGCAGACTGAACAGCAGTTTTTAAGTATTCTGCCCGATAAAAAGTTTTTAAAAACGATGTACATCAAACTCTGTAACTATTTTCAAATCGCTTACGGAGAAGGTTTAGACGAGTCCTTTTCTTTTAAACTAAATAATTTTTGCAACAAATACGATTTCCCTACCTTAAAGACATACAATGCATTGCAATTTTTAAACCAGCAGGGAATCATTACCTTGTCGCAGGAATTTTCAGAAAAAATTACTTTACAATTTATCATTGAATCCAAAGAAGTAATTCGATACATGAGCCTCAATCCAAACGACGAGGAAATTATATTAGCAATTCTAAGAACTTACCCCGGAGTGTACGAAATTAAAACTCCTTTTAATCTTTCGCTAATTGCAAAAAAATCACATCACACAGAAGAACAGGTTTTATCTCTTTTAGAAAAATTAAAAGAGAAAGAAATTATCGAATACAAAGCCAAAAACAACGATTCGACTGTACTATTTAATGAAGTACGTGAAGACGAGTTAACCATAAATCGTGTTTCTAAATACCTGGAAAAGCAGAATGAACTTAAAAAAGAACAACTTTCCTCTGTCCTATATTATATAAAGGAAAACAAAACTTGTAAAAACAGATTGATTCTGGATTATTTTGGAGAAGAAACCAATGAAAACTGTGGTGTTTGCTCCTATTGCATTACGCTAAAAGGAAAAATCACTGAAGCCGATTCGATTGCAGATAAAATTCTGTATTTATTAAAATCAACCGCTCTGACTTCCAGAGAAATTCAGTCACAAATTAAACTGGATGCCAACGATATTATTTTGGTACTTCAGGAATTATTAGAAAACAATCATATCACCATACTGGGGAACAATAAATACACTTTAAAATCATAA
- a CDS encoding AAA family ATPase: MQKQIIVLIGGPGTGKSTLINELVARGYCCYPEISRQVTLEAQQRGIEQLFLEQPLLFSEMLLNGRIKQYKDAVEEPHEVVFIDRGIPDVTAYMDYINDDYPESFVKACEDYKYSKTFILPPWEEIYESDTERYENFEQAEKIQKHLVDTYKKYGYDLIEVPKDTVENRILYILDKI; the protein is encoded by the coding sequence GTGCAAAAACAAATTATAGTTCTCATTGGAGGCCCGGGAACGGGAAAATCTACTCTCATCAACGAATTGGTAGCTCGTGGCTACTGCTGTTACCCTGAAATTTCAAGACAAGTTACACTCGAAGCCCAACAAAGAGGCATCGAACAATTGTTCCTAGAACAACCTTTACTGTTTAGTGAAATGTTATTGAACGGTCGAATTAAACAATATAAAGACGCAGTTGAAGAACCACATGAAGTAGTCTTTATAGATCGCGGAATTCCTGATGTAACAGCTTACATGGATTACATTAATGATGATTATCCTGAGAGTTTTGTAAAAGCCTGTGAGGATTACAAATATTCAAAAACTTTCATTTTACCGCCATGGGAAGAAATTTACGAAAGCGACACTGAGCGCTACGAAAATTTTGAGCAGGCCGAAAAAATTCAGAAACATCTTGTTGATACCTATAAAAAATACGGCTACGACTTAATTGAAGTACCTAAAGATACGGTTGAAAACAGAATTCTTTATATCTTAGATAAAATTTAG
- a CDS encoding aminotransferase class IV — MINFNGNIVAEEDNILTQNRAFLYGDGVFETVKIINNKILFLEDHYFRLMASMRVVRMEIPMNFTMEYFEEQILSLVQQKGISASARARITVFRKEGGLYLPKTNEVSYLIHATVLEEVLYSLNSVEYEVDLYKDFYVTKQLLSSIKTTNKMINVTGSIFAHENGLANCILLNDTKNVVEVLQGNLFMVMGKKLITPPISEGCLNGVMRKQILALAKKVEGIEAVEEIISPFDLQKADELFLTNVIMGIQPITKYRKKDFTSNLAHLLLQKLNESISEN, encoded by the coding sequence ATGATTAATTTTAACGGAAATATAGTAGCAGAAGAAGATAATATATTAACTCAAAACCGCGCATTTTTATACGGAGATGGTGTTTTTGAAACAGTAAAAATTATCAATAATAAAATCTTGTTCCTTGAAGATCATTATTTCAGATTAATGGCTTCTATGCGTGTGGTTCGAATGGAAATTCCAATGAATTTTACGATGGAATATTTTGAAGAACAAATTTTAAGTCTGGTTCAGCAAAAAGGTATTTCGGCATCTGCCAGAGCCAGAATTACTGTTTTTAGAAAAGAGGGCGGACTTTACTTGCCTAAAACAAATGAGGTTTCGTATTTGATTCATGCGACAGTACTTGAAGAAGTTTTATATTCCTTAAATTCAGTTGAATACGAAGTGGATTTGTATAAGGATTTCTATGTGACCAAGCAATTGTTATCGTCTATCAAAACTACTAATAAGATGATAAATGTTACCGGAAGTATTTTTGCTCACGAAAATGGCTTGGCCAATTGTATTTTGCTTAACGATACTAAAAATGTTGTTGAGGTATTGCAGGGGAATTTGTTTATGGTAATGGGGAAGAAATTAATTACCCCGCCAATTTCTGAAGGTTGTTTGAACGGTGTGATGCGCAAGCAGATTTTAGCTTTGGCTAAAAAAGTAGAGGGCATAGAAGCAGTGGAAGAAATAATTTCACCATTTGATCTTCAAAAAGCAGATGAATTATTTCTGACTAATGTAATCATGGGGATACAGCCGATTACGAAATATCGAAAAAAGGACTTTACAAGTAATTTGGCTCATCTGTTATTACAAAAGCTGAACGAATCCATTTCTGAAAATTAA
- a CDS encoding YqgE/AlgH family protein, translated as MISEKLKKGHLLIAEPSIIGDLSFNRSVILLADHNKEGSIGFIINKPLKYTINDLIPEIEASFKIYNGGPVEQDNLYFIHNIPELIPNSVEISNGIYWGGDFESTKDLINNGSISKNNIRFFLGYTGWDENQLENEMQGNSWIIADNSYKNKIIGKSTTHFWKEQIIELGGDYLIWSNAPENPYLN; from the coding sequence ATGATTTCAGAAAAATTAAAAAAAGGACACCTGCTTATTGCCGAGCCTTCTATAATTGGAGATTTATCATTTAATAGATCGGTAATTTTATTAGCAGACCATAACAAAGAAGGATCAATAGGATTTATCATTAATAAACCTTTAAAGTATACTATTAATGACCTGATTCCTGAGATTGAAGCCTCTTTCAAGATATATAACGGAGGTCCTGTTGAACAGGATAACCTTTATTTTATTCACAATATTCCAGAGTTAATCCCGAATAGTGTTGAGATTTCTAATGGAATTTATTGGGGAGGTGATTTTGAATCGACCAAAGACTTAATAAACAACGGATCTATCAGTAAAAATAACATTCGTTTTTTCTTAGGCTATACCGGTTGGGATGAAAATCAGCTTGAGAATGAAATGCAGGGAAACTCCTGGATCATTGCCGATAATAGTTATAAAAACAAAATTATCGGAAAATCGACCACTCATTTCTGGAAAGAGCAAATCATTGAACTTGGAGGTGACTATCTTATTTGGTCAAATGCACCTGAAAATCCATATCTGAATTAA
- the fmt gene encoding methionyl-tRNA formyltransferase, translating into MEKLRIIFMGTPEFAVGILDTILKNNYNVVGVITAADKPAGRGQKIKYSAVKEYALANNLTLLQPTNLKDESFLAELKALNANLQIVVAFRMLPKVVWEMPEFGTFNLHASLLPNYRGAAPINWAIINGETKTGVTTFFIDDKIDTGAMILNSEIAIEPEENAGQLHDRLMVLGSETVIDTLKVIESGNVKTTIQEDNAEIKTAYKLNKENCKIDWTKSGAEINNLIRGLSPYPASWCFLKDKEEEQTIKIYEAKLLSDTHSHEAGSLICSKKEIKIAVHDGYIQILSLQLPGKKRMQVTELLNGITFSESAKVY; encoded by the coding sequence ATGGAAAAATTGAGAATTATTTTCATGGGGACTCCCGAATTTGCTGTTGGCATTTTGGACACCATTCTTAAAAACAACTACAATGTCGTTGGCGTAATTACTGCAGCAGACAAACCTGCAGGACGCGGACAAAAAATAAAATACTCTGCAGTAAAAGAATATGCACTGGCAAACAATCTTACCTTACTTCAGCCTACAAACTTAAAAGACGAAAGTTTCTTAGCGGAATTAAAAGCTTTAAACGCCAACTTACAAATTGTAGTTGCCTTCAGAATGCTTCCAAAAGTAGTCTGGGAAATGCCGGAATTTGGAACATTTAACCTCCATGCTTCCTTATTACCAAATTACCGCGGTGCTGCACCAATTAACTGGGCCATTATTAACGGAGAAACCAAAACCGGAGTAACCACCTTCTTTATAGACGATAAAATAGATACCGGAGCAATGATTCTGAATTCAGAAATTGCAATTGAACCGGAAGAAAATGCCGGACAATTACACGACCGACTTATGGTATTAGGAAGCGAAACGGTTATTGATACTTTAAAAGTTATCGAAAGCGGAAATGTAAAAACTACCATTCAGGAAGACAATGCCGAAATAAAAACCGCTTACAAATTAAACAAAGAAAACTGCAAAATCGACTGGACCAAATCCGGTGCAGAAATCAACAATCTCATTCGAGGTTTAAGTCCGTATCCTGCATCCTGGTGCTTTTTAAAAGACAAAGAGGAAGAACAAACCATCAAAATATATGAAGCAAAACTGCTTTCCGATACACATTCTCATGAAGCAGGAAGTCTGATTTGCAGTAAAAAAGAAATCAAAATTGCAGTTCACGACGGCTATATTCAAATTTTAAGTTTACAGCTGCCCGGAAAAAAAAGAATGCAGGTGACAGAATTACTAAATGGAATCACTTTTTCTGAAAGCGCCAAAGTCTATTAA
- a CDS encoding cation diffusion facilitator family transporter, with protein MTDEQKAVKATYFSIIGNTCLAILKGLAGFFGNSYALIADAIESTTDIFSSFLVLFGIKYSNKPADENHPYGHGRAEPLITFLVVGFLITSATIIGYESIANIQTPHDLPKSWTLYVLGGIIIWKEYSFRLVMKRSKQTNSSSLAADAWHHRSDAITSVAAFTGISIALIMGQGYESADDWAALFAAFFILYNSYKIFRPALGEIMDENLNDDLVEEIRVKALTVPGILGTEKCFIRKAGMRYHVDLHAIVSAKISVKEGHELSHKLQDTLKEKIPQLGNVLIHIEPDDYH; from the coding sequence ATGACAGATGAACAAAAAGCTGTAAAAGCTACTTATTTCAGTATTATAGGGAACACCTGCTTAGCCATTTTAAAAGGGCTGGCAGGTTTTTTTGGCAATTCTTATGCCCTAATTGCCGATGCAATCGAATCAACAACCGATATATTTTCGTCATTTTTGGTTCTGTTCGGAATCAAGTATTCGAATAAACCGGCAGACGAGAATCATCCTTATGGTCACGGTCGCGCAGAACCTTTAATTACTTTTTTGGTGGTTGGTTTTTTGATTACCTCGGCTACTATTATCGGCTATGAGAGTATTGCTAATATTCAGACTCCGCATGATTTGCCAAAATCCTGGACACTTTATGTTCTGGGAGGGATTATTATATGGAAAGAATATTCGTTTCGTTTGGTGATGAAACGAAGTAAACAAACCAACAGCTCTTCATTGGCGGCAGATGCCTGGCACCATCGTAGTGACGCGATCACTTCGGTAGCGGCATTTACCGGAATTTCGATAGCGTTGATCATGGGGCAGGGGTATGAATCAGCAGATGATTGGGCGGCACTTTTTGCTGCTTTTTTTATCTTATACAACAGTTACAAAATTTTCAGACCGGCCTTAGGTGAAATAATGGACGAAAATCTGAACGATGATTTAGTTGAAGAAATCCGCGTAAAAGCTTTAACTGTTCCCGGTATTTTGGGTACCGAAAAATGTTTTATCCGCAAAGCTGGTATGCGATATCATGTAGATCTTCATGCCATAGTTTCAGCGAAAATTTCGGTGAAAGAAGGGCATGAATTATCACACAAACTACAAGATACTTTAAAAGAAAAAATTCCGCAATTAGGCAATGTGCTGATTCATATTGAACCGGATGATTATCATTGA
- a CDS encoding START-like domain-containing protein: MDPKIRYEIEFPINSSPQLLYQYISTPSGLSEWFADNVNSRGEFFTFIWNDSQEKARLASKKTGEKVKFKWVDESSKDTEYFFELHILVDELTKDVSLMVVDFADKEEVGEAKQLWENQISDLKHLIGSV, translated from the coding sequence ATGGATCCAAAAATACGTTACGAAATCGAGTTTCCGATCAATTCTTCGCCGCAACTATTGTATCAATATATATCAACTCCGTCAGGATTATCAGAATGGTTTGCTGATAATGTAAATTCAAGAGGAGAATTTTTTACTTTTATCTGGAACGACTCACAGGAAAAAGCACGTTTGGCTTCCAAAAAAACAGGTGAAAAAGTCAAATTCAAATGGGTGGATGAAAGTAGTAAAGACACTGAGTATTTTTTTGAATTGCACATTTTGGTTGATGAACTTACCAAAGACGTGTCGTTAATGGTAGTAGATTTTGCTGATAAAGAGGAAGTGGGAGAAGCTAAACAACTGTGGGAGAATCAGATCTCAGACCTGAAACATCTTATCGGATCTGTTTAG
- the murA gene encoding UDP-N-acetylglucosamine 1-carboxyvinyltransferase: MGIFKIEGGTPLKGEITPQGAKNEALQILCAVLLTGDKVRINNIPDIIDINKLITLLGNLGVKIQRNEPGSITFQADEVNVGYLETEAFKKEGGALRGSIMIVGPLLARFGKGYIPKPGGDKIGRRRLDTHFEGFINLGAKFRYNREDHFYGVESPEEGLTGTDMLLDEASVTGTANIVMAAVLAKGTTTVYNAACEPYLQQLCKMLNSMGAKITGVGSNLLTIEGVESLGGCEHRILPDMIEIGSWIGLAAMTKSEITIKNVSWENLGLIPNTFRKLGITIEKRNDDIYIPAHKDGYEVKTDIDGSILTIADAPWPGFTPDLLSIVLVVATQAKGDVLIHQKMFESRLFFVDKLIDMGAKIMLCDPHRAVVMGHNFESQLKATTMSSPDIRAGISLLIAALSAKGTSTIQNIEQIDRGYERIDERLRAIGAKIVRA; this comes from the coding sequence ATGGGAATTTTTAAAATCGAAGGAGGAACACCTTTAAAAGGAGAAATCACTCCGCAAGGAGCAAAAAATGAAGCGTTACAAATTTTATGCGCCGTGCTTTTGACGGGGGATAAAGTAAGAATTAATAATATTCCCGATATTATTGACATTAATAAATTAATTACTTTATTGGGTAATTTAGGTGTAAAAATCCAACGAAATGAGCCGGGTTCGATTACGTTTCAGGCTGATGAAGTTAATGTTGGTTATTTAGAAACTGAAGCTTTCAAAAAAGAAGGAGGAGCTCTTCGTGGTTCTATTATGATTGTTGGACCGCTTTTAGCACGTTTTGGTAAAGGATACATTCCAAAGCCGGGGGGAGATAAAATTGGACGTCGCAGATTGGATACACATTTCGAAGGATTCATTAATCTTGGAGCAAAATTCAGATACAACAGAGAAGATCATTTTTACGGGGTGGAATCTCCAGAAGAAGGTCTTACCGGAACAGATATGCTGCTTGATGAAGCATCAGTTACCGGAACAGCAAATATCGTAATGGCTGCTGTTTTGGCAAAAGGAACAACAACTGTTTACAATGCTGCGTGTGAGCCTTACTTACAACAGTTGTGTAAAATGTTAAACTCTATGGGAGCTAAAATTACCGGAGTTGGTTCGAATCTTTTAACTATCGAGGGTGTTGAAAGCCTTGGTGGATGTGAGCACAGAATTCTTCCGGATATGATCGAGATTGGTTCGTGGATTGGTCTTGCGGCTATGACAAAAAGCGAAATTACGATCAAAAATGTAAGCTGGGAAAATCTAGGTTTGATTCCAAATACATTTAGAAAACTGGGAATTACTATTGAAAAACGCAATGATGATATTTACATTCCTGCTCATAAAGACGGGTACGAAGTAAAAACAGATATTGATGGTTCTATTTTAACGATTGCTGATGCACCATGGCCAGGATTTACTCCAGATTTATTGAGTATCGTTTTGGTTGTAGCAACACAAGCTAAAGGGGATGTTTTAATTCACCAGAAAATGTTTGAAAGTCGTTTGTTCTTCGTAGATAAATTAATCGACATGGGAGCAAAAATTATGTTATGCGATCCGCACAGAGCGGTGGTTATGGGACATAATTTTGAGTCTCAATTGAAAGCGACAACCATGTCATCTCCTGATATTCGTGCAGGAATCTCATTATTGATTGCAGCTCTTTCAGCAAAGGGAACAAGTACGATTCAAAATATCGAACAAATTGACCGTGGATACGAGCGTATCGACGAGCGTTTGAGAGCGATTGGCGCAAAAATCGTAAGAGCGTAG
- a CDS encoding HU family DNA-binding protein produces MNKSELIDAIAADAGITKAAAKLALESFLGNVGATLKKGGRVSLVGFGSWSVSARAARDGRNPQTGKTIQIAAKNVVKFKAGAELEGAVN; encoded by the coding sequence ATGAACAAATCAGAATTAATCGATGCTATCGCTGCTGATGCAGGAATCACAAAAGCTGCGGCAAAATTAGCTTTAGAGTCATTTTTAGGGAACGTAGGAGCTACTCTAAAGAAAGGTGGGAGAGTTTCATTAGTAGGTTTTGGATCATGGTCTGTATCTGCTAGAGCTGCAAGAGACGGTAGAAACCCGCAAACAGGAAAAACTATTCAAATCGCTGCGAAAAATGTTGTAAAATTCAAAGCTGGAGCTGAATTAGAAGGTGCAGTGAACTAA